The following coding sequences are from one Candidatus Eisenbacteria bacterium window:
- a CDS encoding AtpZ/AtpI family protein yields the protein MRESREGNRRKEPRSPYRAIALLTTIPIMIAVAPLIGWWLGRWVDRRAGTDWVFQGIGVGFGIAAAVRETVLLIRRAQRDLDA from the coding sequence GTGCGGGAAAGCCGAGAGGGAAACCGCCGGAAGGAACCGCGCAGTCCATACCGCGCCATCGCGCTGCTGACGACCATACCGATCATGATTGCGGTCGCGCCTTTGATCGGCTGGTGGCTGGGGCGATGGGTCGATCGCAGGGCGGGGACAGACTGGGTTTTCCAGGGAATCGGAGTGGGCTTCGGGATCGCGGCCGCCGTGAGGGAGACAGTCCTCCTGATCAGGCGAGCGCAGCGGGATCTCGATGCCTGA